A region from the Drosophila ananassae strain 14024-0371.13 chromosome 2L, ASM1763931v2, whole genome shotgun sequence genome encodes:
- the LOC6501579 gene encoding vacuolar protein sorting-associated protein 13B isoform X3: MFKLESYITPILLNYVAKYVKNFRDEDAQVSLWEGEVTFQNLDLRLEVLEEELNLPVELVSGHIHELSIQVPWTKLMSEPVKIVINTIEFVAKLPDSESTQRRASMQREREKRASMEQPDQPKGPPAASSSSMVNKIINNIALQCHNIILKYVEDDIVVSMNVQCMNFMSAGEDWKAAMVDVNPVAVLMRKVLQVSDLTICLDKRNTAGRIEVCQEPVLYRCTLECRVLRKYNANTKDTSSTTRIGVFTKSLDINVSSLQFPMLIRLVKMLLDLKPPEKEEVPENSQDQEEATEGGEAQQRQEPAGQGVFGWAWNLLPSFDAQSPSPSCDNPPGHAFDLGLYAEELNFHLKNSEYFTDQSMGGIKRIKYSPILRISLGGLYFERSQLKENDWANIKAGLSRIYMEPLGAYRSEELVDRNLISTQEISEERSFIDKSLFDEHYTLYDRTWCTFNYEDYLARNTEEYMLFRTPVLAFDIIEYRVPKTNSHPVAESQLRDLGVRIQYRLLSAGITFHFSQSFQQKRKTLRQHLRNSLSRG, encoded by the exons ATGTTCAAGTTAGAGTCCTATATAACCCCCATTCTGCTCAACTACGTGGCCAAGTACGTTAAGAACTTCCGCGACGAAGATGCCCAGGTGTCGTTGTGGGAGGGTGAGGTCACCTTCCAGAACCTGGACCTGCGCCTGGAGGTCCTAGAGGAAGAGCTAAATCTGCCTGTGGAGCTGGTTTCCGGGCACATCCACGAGCTAAGCATCCAAGTGCCGTGGACCAAGCTCATGTCGGAACCCGTCAAGATTGTAATTAACACCATCGAGTTTGTAGCCAAGCTGCCGGATAGCGAGAGCACGCAACGCAGAGCGTCTATGCAGCGGGAGCGAGAGAAGAGAGCCTCAATGGAGCAACCGGATCAGCCCAAGGGACCCCCCGCGGCAAGCAGTTCGAGTATGGTGAACAAGATCATCAACAACATAGCTCTGCAGTGTCACAACATCATTCTAAAATACGTCGAGGACGACATTGTGGTCTCCATGAACGTCCAATGCATGAACTTTATGTCGGCTGGAGAGGATTGGAAGGCTGCCATGGTGGATGTGAATCCGGTGGCCGTGCTAATGAGAAAAGTGCTTCAGGTCTCAGATCTAACTATCTGCCTGGACAAACGCAATACGGCCGGAAGGATAGAGGTTTGCCAGGAGCCAGTTCTATACCGTTGCACTTTGGAGTGCCGTGTCCTCCGAAAATACAATGCCAACACAAAGGACACCTCCAGCACAACCCGAATCGGCGTATTCACGAAGTCTCTGGATATCAATGTGTCATCTCTGCAGTTTCCTATGCTTATAAGGTTGGTGAAAATGCTTCTCGACCTGAAGCCGCCTGAAAAGGAGGAAGTACCCGAGAACTCCCAGGATCAGGAAGAGGCAACCGAGGGAGGCGAGGCACAGCAAAGGCAGGAACCAGCTGGGCAAGGCGTATTTGGCTGGGCGTGGAATCTATTGCCAAGTTTTGACGCCCAGTCGCCCTCTCCCTCGTGTGATAATCCGCCAGGGCACGCTTTCGATTTGGGTTTATATGCAGAGGAGCTTAACTTTCATTTAAAGAACTCAGAGTACTTCACCGACCAGAGTATGGGTGGTATTAAGAGAATAAAGTATTCGCCAATCTTGAGGATAAGCTTAGGAGGACTCTATTTCGAGAGGTCTCAGCTTAAGGAGAACGATTGGGCCAATATCAAAGCCGGCCTGTCCAGAATCTACATGGAACCACTAGGTGCTTATCGAAGTGAAGAACTCGTGGATCGCAACTTGATAAGTACCCAAGAG ATTTCAGAGGAGCGGTCATTTATTGACAAAAGCCTCTTCGACGAGCACTATACCCTCTACGATCGCACGTGGTGTACCTTCAACTACGAAGACTACTTGGCCAGGAACACAGAGGAGTATATGCTTTTCCGGACTCCTGTGTTGGCATTTGATATCATCGAGTACCGGGTGCCGAAGACCAACAGCCATCCCGTAGCGGAGAGCCAGCTGAGGGATCTGGGAGTGCGCATTCAGTACCGCCTACTGTCCGCAGGAATC